A DNA window from Pirellulales bacterium contains the following coding sequences:
- a CDS encoding NUDIX domain-containing protein, giving the protein MSGLASLNPAPPNPGRRGVVAVVGHQGRLLVIRRSSHVVAPRAICFPGGGIDAGESEREALVREIREELEAPIEPVRPVWRSVTTWEVELAWWQARLDIALPLRPNPAEVESVHWLTPDELLEHPDLLTSNREFLHALRRGEIVLD; this is encoded by the coding sequence ATGTCGGGTTTAGCAAGCTTGAATCCCGCGCCTCCTAACCCTGGTCGCCGCGGAGTCGTCGCGGTCGTTGGCCATCAGGGCCGGTTGCTGGTGATTCGTCGGTCGAGCCACGTGGTGGCCCCCAGGGCCATTTGCTTTCCGGGCGGCGGAATCGACGCCGGCGAGTCCGAGCGTGAGGCCCTCGTGCGCGAAATCCGCGAGGAATTGGAGGCGCCGATCGAGCCGGTGCGACCGGTTTGGCGGAGCGTCACGACGTGGGAAGTCGAACTAGCATGGTGGCAGGCGCGGCTCGACATCGCACTGCCGCTGCGTCCTAATCCAGCCGAGGTCGAATCGGTCCATTGGCTAACGCCCGATGAACTTTTGGAGCATCCCGACCTGCTTACAAGCAATCGTGAGTTCCTGCATGCGCTGCGTCGCGGCGAGATCGTGCTCGACTGA
- a CDS encoding transcriptional repressor, with translation MARRSTEPTALDLIRKQIRAVGLRATAARISVMRELIAATSPLSHAQVADLLASESFDRATIYRNLVELTEAGILARIELGDHVWRFELRRSSGEVSGEHPHFVCVDCGEVSCLPSGSVSVKQVPAAKKSVIREVTEVLLKGHCGHCE, from the coding sequence ATGGCCAGGCGTTCCACCGAGCCGACCGCGCTCGATTTGATCCGCAAGCAGATTCGCGCCGTCGGTTTACGCGCGACCGCGGCTCGGATTTCGGTGATGCGGGAACTTATCGCTGCGACCAGCCCTCTAAGCCATGCCCAAGTTGCCGATCTTCTGGCTTCCGAGAGTTTTGACAGGGCCACCATCTATCGCAACCTGGTCGAGCTGACCGAGGCGGGGATCTTGGCCAGGATTGAGTTGGGCGATCACGTCTGGCGATTCGAATTGCGGCGATCCAGCGGCGAAGTGTCCGGCGAACATCCGCATTTCGTCTGCGTCGATTGCGGCGAGGTCTCGTGCTTGCCCAGCGGCAGCGTCAGCGTCAAACAAGTTCCCGCAGCCAAGAAGAGCGTGATCCGCGAGGTCACCGAGGTCCTGCTCAAAGGCCACTGCGGGCACTGCGAGTGA
- a CDS encoding NUDIX hydrolase produces the protein MNDLPPPTVLAEGKYLRLVARGHWEYAERTTATGAVAIVAITAQRRLVLVEQFRIPLGAPVIELPAGLAGDVIAETEESLAETARRELLEETGYEAAEMRLMLAGPTSAGLSNEVVTFFAATGLKKIHEGGGDPHEKIIVHEPPLDGLDQWLRERAAAGALIDPKIFAGLYLIEA, from the coding sequence ATGAACGATCTCCCGCCGCCGACTGTTCTGGCTGAAGGCAAGTATCTGCGGCTCGTCGCCCGCGGGCATTGGGAGTATGCCGAGCGGACCACCGCAACCGGCGCGGTGGCGATCGTGGCGATCACCGCCCAGCGGCGGCTGGTGCTCGTCGAGCAGTTTCGGATTCCGCTTGGCGCTCCGGTCATCGAGTTGCCGGCTGGTTTGGCCGGCGATGTGATTGCCGAGACGGAAGAATCGCTGGCTGAGACCGCTCGCCGCGAGTTGCTTGAAGAAACCGGCTATGAAGCAGCCGAAATGCGGCTGATGCTCGCCGGCCCGACTTCGGCAGGGCTCTCGAACGAAGTCGTCACGTTCTTTGCGGCAACCGGGCTAAAAAAGATTCACGAAGGAGGCGGCGATCCGCATGAGAAGATCATCGTTCACGAGCCGCCGCTCGATGGGCTCGACCAGTGGCTCCGCGAGCGGGCCGCGGCCGGCGCGTTGATCGATCCGAAAATCTTCGCCGGGTTGTATCTCATCGAAGCGTGA
- a CDS encoding thioredoxin family protein, translating into MFDYAAKFDHGLPYAEFLGKYGSDEHRRRWAAVHDAVHLTDAQRQLLGSFKRQMKIICLAGAWCGDCVNQCPMFDQFARETSTIQVRYFDRDANPDLAAELTICGGARVPIVVFLSEDGQQVGWYGDGTISKYRQLAIDQLGPSCPTGLVPPDRSLLDGVTQDWLTEFERVQLLLRISPRLRQIHGD; encoded by the coding sequence GTGTTCGACTACGCCGCCAAATTCGATCACGGCCTGCCTTACGCTGAATTCCTAGGCAAATACGGCAGCGACGAACATCGCCGTCGCTGGGCGGCGGTGCATGATGCCGTGCATTTGACTGATGCGCAGCGGCAATTGCTCGGCAGCTTCAAACGCCAGATGAAGATCATCTGTCTCGCCGGCGCTTGGTGCGGCGATTGCGTCAACCAATGCCCGATGTTCGACCAGTTCGCCCGCGAGACGAGCACGATCCAGGTCCGTTATTTCGACCGCGACGCTAATCCCGATCTCGCGGCCGAGTTGACGATCTGCGGCGGGGCGCGCGTGCCGATAGTCGTGTTCTTGAGCGAAGACGGTCAGCAGGTGGGCTGGTACGGTGACGGCACGATTTCAAAATATCGCCAATTGGCCATCGATCAACTCGGACCATCCTGCCCGACCGGACTCGTCCCGCCAGATCGCTCGCTGCTCGACGGCGTGACGCAAGATTGGCTCACAGAATTCGAGCGCGTACAACTCCTCCTGCGAATCTCCCCGCGATTGCGTCAGATCCACGGCGATTGA
- a CDS encoding S1C family serine protease, with product MESRGTECVCFGSWLIAILALVSVSRPLTASEPEANEGAADRLLATTATVRFTVHGAVPQADEVVVASGALLGKGRLVTFGGDREPLAARFRVTLPTGDQAEAKLRVWDHYSGLLLLKIDAAELPGLEIARDLPKIGATVLTAAAAGIERPAVSAGILGGADRTLPVVDLPPLLQCDLRTTETSSGAAVVDRDAHLIGIVAANTAPSERPGWTYAVPMSHVKRLLEAEKDGELIELKRRRPAVGFTLGPAEQEGTVQVDRVQDGPAARAGIKKGDLILEADGRRIRSAYQAVNRIMTKQPGDKMTLLIDRGGKQRQVELTLDVAGGPPVGALEADRRQIQVGPQLRVSNQGPNQITVRNSQGVEEVGIDAPIRSRRPPTDEVEMLRIQINGFEKVIQKLQTELSIRDQSQSATDKLVQSLREEIAALKKPEVGGRKSEVGGLKSEVGDRKPVDGR from the coding sequence ATGGAATCTCGCGGAACTGAGTGCGTTTGTTTCGGCTCTTGGCTGATCGCCATCTTAGCGCTGGTTAGCGTCTCGCGCCCCTTGACCGCGAGCGAACCGGAAGCGAATGAGGGCGCCGCCGATCGGCTTTTGGCCACGACCGCCACGGTACGTTTCACGGTGCACGGCGCCGTGCCGCAGGCGGACGAGGTCGTTGTCGCCAGCGGCGCATTGCTGGGGAAGGGCCGGCTCGTCACGTTCGGCGGTGATCGCGAACCATTGGCGGCGCGATTCCGCGTCACGTTGCCGACAGGGGACCAGGCCGAGGCGAAACTTCGCGTTTGGGACCATTACTCGGGCCTGCTCCTGCTGAAGATCGACGCGGCCGAACTGCCTGGCTTGGAAATCGCCAGGGACCTGCCGAAAATCGGCGCGACGGTACTGACGGCGGCGGCGGCTGGGATCGAGCGGCCCGCCGTCTCCGCCGGGATTCTCGGCGGCGCCGATCGGACGCTGCCGGTCGTCGATCTGCCGCCGTTGTTGCAATGTGATTTGCGAACGACAGAAACCTCTAGCGGCGCAGCGGTGGTCGATCGCGATGCGCATCTGATCGGGATTGTCGCCGCGAACACTGCCCCGAGCGAACGGCCCGGTTGGACGTACGCGGTGCCGATGTCGCACGTCAAACGTTTGCTTGAAGCGGAAAAGGACGGGGAGTTGATCGAATTGAAGCGCCGCCGCCCGGCAGTTGGCTTCACTTTGGGCCCGGCCGAGCAAGAGGGGACGGTCCAAGTCGATCGCGTTCAGGACGGCCCGGCCGCTCGCGCAGGCATTAAGAAAGGCGATCTAATTCTTGAAGCCGATGGCCGGAGAATCCGAAGTGCCTATCAGGCCGTCAATCGAATCATGACGAAGCAGCCTGGGGACAAAATGACGCTGCTGATTGACCGCGGCGGCAAGCAGCGACAGGTCGAGCTGACTCTCGATGTCGCCGGCGGCCCACCGGTAGGCGCCCTGGAGGCTGATCGGCGACAGATTCAGGTCGGCCCGCAGTTGCGGGTTTCCAACCAGGGTCCGAACCAGATCACGGTCCGCAATAGCCAAGGGGTCGAAGAGGTCGGCATCGACGCGCCGATCCGTTCGCGCCGCCCCCCGACCGACGAAGTCGAAATGCTGCGAATCCAAATCAACGGATTCGAGAAAGTGATTCAAAAATTGCAGACCGAACTCTCAATCCGCGATCAGTCGCAGTCGGCAACTGACAAGCTCGTCCAATCGCTGCGGGAAGAGATTGCCGCGCTGAAGAAGCCGGAGGTCGGAGGTCGGAAGTCTGAGGTCGGAGGTCTGAAGTCGGAAGTCGGGGATCGCAAGCCAGTGGACGGTCGTTAG
- a CDS encoding sigma-70 family RNA polymerase sigma factor, giving the protein MSPHEIAETSQLYFARIHRAALVLSGNPWDADDLAQETFLILARQADRFAGRSSIYTWLYGILLNLERRERRRIGTRRRKLQVLWGNESIDQRSVPAAETSLEVSEWKKSLWAKVAELPDGQRQALVLRFSERLAYEEIALVLECPLGTVKSRIFNGLASLRELLSAEHDLSQIPAHPQEDVNHAV; this is encoded by the coding sequence GTGTCTCCTCACGAAATCGCCGAAACCAGCCAATTGTATTTCGCGCGGATCCATCGGGCCGCGCTCGTCTTGTCGGGCAATCCCTGGGACGCGGACGATCTGGCGCAGGAGACGTTTCTGATCCTCGCCCGGCAGGCCGATCGCTTCGCCGGCCGTAGCTCGATTTACACTTGGTTGTATGGAATCCTGTTGAACCTCGAGCGGCGCGAGCGACGGAGGATCGGCACGCGGCGGCGGAAATTGCAGGTGCTATGGGGAAACGAATCGATCGACCAGCGCTCGGTCCCCGCGGCGGAAACATCCCTGGAAGTGTCCGAGTGGAAAAAAAGCCTGTGGGCGAAGGTCGCCGAACTGCCCGACGGCCAGCGGCAGGCGCTGGTCTTGCGATTCAGCGAACGCCTGGCATACGAGGAGATCGCCTTGGTTTTGGAATGCCCGTTGGGGACCGTGAAATCGCGAATCTTTAACGGCCTCGCATCACTGCGGGAATTGCTGAGCGCGGAGCATGATCTATCGCAGATTCCAGCGCACCCGCAGGAGGACGTCAACCATGCCGTTTGA